One window of the Triticum dicoccoides isolate Atlit2015 ecotype Zavitan chromosome 3B, WEW_v2.0, whole genome shotgun sequence genome contains the following:
- the LOC119278692 gene encoding uncharacterized protein LOC119278692, producing the protein MEQQGQSSDSANSYVIEMAQLANELSGKLETLNSSQTQVGGGRSSCPIIVAKVRDLTRNVDCGEYDPDHVAIGPYNYPRPQSRSPHLAMEHDKLTSLHKVLSAARATRPGMTVNVYINELRCLEESVRNCYANTFADMTSEQFVRMLLLDGCYILSRLVGFQAHPAGDAPVTVDVGVPSANRAEALAVVRDVFYLAENQIPFFVLQKIGELTALDGKDRVINEITEYALDLMRRQKYKEAAPAIMPPQPTVPGNLLHLLHMHLKPAPPSAPPAATGNDSDQVRRWRSATEYSFAGVKFKGLSMKEKGMRCILDVKLNGGGGTLEVPRLDIDNETWRLLRNLMELEQRNREAVGSHVTAYCVFMSQMACTTKDVELLSKRDVIVHGHGNNDEVAKCFSDLCKGIQFDPDDPDCNYLRETCSILEKRSRSSSRKWVAWLRRKYFSNPWLAVGLLAAVVGLVCAVVQAVYSVLSYKHG; encoded by the exons ATGGAGCAGCAAG GCCAATCTAGCGATTCTGCCAATTCCTACGTTATAGAGATGGCTCAGCTGGCCAATGAGCTCAGTGGCAAACTAGAGACCCTGAACTCATCCCAGACGCAGGTCGGGGGCGGGCGCTCTTCTTGTCCCATCATCGTCGCCAAGGTCCGCGACCTCACGCGCAACGTCGACTGCGGCGAGTACGATCCTGACCACGTCGCCATCGGCCCGTACAACTACCCTCGCCCCCAGAGCAGGAGCCCGCACCTCGCCATGGAGCACGACAAGCTGACGAGTCTTCACAAGGTGCTCTCAGCTGCAAGAGCCACGAGACCCGGCATGACGGTGAACGTCTACATCAACGAGCTCAGATGCCTCGAAGAATCCGTGAGGAACTGCTACGCCAACACGTTTGCTGACATGACGAGTGAGCAGTTTGTACGCATGCTCCTCCTCGACGGCTGCTACATACTCTCCCGCCTCGTTGGCTTCCAAGCACATCCCGCAGGTGATGCGCCTGTGACTGTAGATGTCGGCGTCCCATCGGCGAACAGGGCGGAGGCGCTGGCGGTGGTCCGCGACGTCTTCTACCTTGCCGAGAACCAGATACCTTTCTTCGTCCTCCAGAAGATTGGAGAGCTGACGGCTTTGGATGGTAAGGATCGTGTGATTAACGAGATCACGGAGTATGCCCTCGATCTCATGAGAAGACAGAAGTATAAAGAGGCAGCGCCGGCCATCATGCCGCCGCAGCCAACAGTGCCTGGCAATCTTCTCCATCTTCTCCATATGCACTTGAAGCCTGCTCCACCCTCCGCCCCGCCTGCTGCCACCGGAAACGACTCGGATCAAGTGCGCCGGTGGCGCTCGGCGACAGAGTACAGCTTCGCTGGGGTGAAGTTCAAGGGTCTGTCCATGAAAGAGAAGGGCATGCGCTGCATCCTCGACGTGAAGCTGAATGGCGGGGGAGGCACGCTGGAGGTGCCCCGCCTGGACATCGACAATGAGACATGGCGGCTGCTACGCAACCTGATGGAGCTGGAGCAGAGGAACCGGGAGGCAGTGGGGAGCCATGTCACGGCATACTGTGTGTTCATGTCCCAGATGGCCTGCACCACCAAGGACGTGGAGCTGTTGTCCAAGAGAGATGTCATTGTGCACGGCCACGGCAACAACGACGAGGTGGCGAAATGCTTCTCCGACCTTTGCAAGGGGATCCAATTCGATCCTGACGACCCCGATTGCAACTACCTGCGGGAGACATGCTCAATTCTAGAGAAGCGGTCTAGGAGCTCATCACGGAAGTGGGTGGCATGGCTGAGGCGGAAATACTTCAGCAACCCCTGGCTTGCTGTCGGGCTCCTGGCAGCAGTCGTTGGGCTAGTTTGTGCAGTCGTGCAGGCAGTGTACTCTGTTTTGAGCTACAAACATGGGTGA